In Pseudomonadota bacterium, the genomic stretch CGACCCGCGGGGAAGTATGAACACCTGCCGGCTGCCCAGCAGTTCGTGGGAACCCAAGTAGTTGGTGGGTCGGCCAGAGTGCGCATTGAGCGCAGTGCCGATATTGATCTCGTGGTTGTTGAATAACGTGAGAATATAGGCGCCGTATGCCTTGAAGGTATGACGGACGTCCCCCGAAAGCGGACCGTAACGATTGACGAGCAGATCCTTGACGTCGAAATCGGAGTTCATATTCGGCTCGAACTGACCGCTGTCCGTGTTGACGAGCCCTGAGTAGTTCCCTCGCAAGGAGGCGAGGGTATAGTTTGCCTGCAGGAGCCAGTGGGAGCTCATGGGCTTGGTTACAGCCAACGTGAGCGCGTGATAATTGCGAACTCCCTTGGCAAAGCCGCTGCCGAGACCCCGGCCCGGATTACCGAGAAAGATCGTCTGTGTCTCGTCGAGGCTCATGGTTTCGATCAGGTTGTTGAGCCAGCGATGGGTATAGGTGGCGCCCACCCTCGCAAGACCAAAAAGATTGTACTCGGCGCCCAGGGAGATCTCGGAGTTGTACTGAGCGGTGAGCGAGGCGTCGATCGGCACAAGGCTCGAGCCGATGGCGACCGTGCTCAGATTCGGGTCAGAGCGGCCATTGCGCAAATAACGGTAGGTAGGATTGGACTCGTAGCACGCATTCGGAGAGTCAAATGCGTTGAGGTCACAATTGTTTGGATACCCAGTGGCGGGCAGGTGGTATCCTCTTAGCCAGGGCTGGCCATGAAGCAGGTGCAGGGAGCTTCGGACCGGCATGCTATGAAAAAACCGGCCATAGTTCGCGAAGATCCGAGCTTTGCCTTCCTCGCTCGGATCCCAAATGACGCCGATTCGCGGCGCAATCTGGGAGGGCAGGGTGAGTCCCTGTCCCGCACCCTTGCCCAGCATGAATTGCATATCGTACCGCAGCCCGAGATTGACGGTCACCGGGTCGCTCACGTGCCAGCTGTCTTGCAGGAAGGCGCCGTACAGATGATTGGCGGCCGAGCGGCTGAACCAGGTGATCCAGGAAGGTTCGTCCGGGGAAAGCAGGAACGCAGGCCCGTTGCTGGTAAAGCGATCTCCGGAGGAATGCTCGTCGATCCGGTGCAGGCCAGTCTCTCCGTGCGCGGCCTGATAGTGCTCTATTTGGAGGTCGATGCCTGCCTTGATGACGTGCTCGCCATAGAAGTCGGGTACGATCAGGGTGCCCATACTGGTTAGCTGCAGCCGGTTCGTCGTGCCGTCATACATGAAGCCCCGGCCGCCGACGCTGTAGCCGGGGGCTGGGCAGGGGAGCTCGCCATGGATGGAAGCACAGGCCTGTTCGAGTCCGGGATAGGACTCGAAAGCGGTAATGGACCGCGGTTGGGCCGAGCTCCAGATCAGGTTCGGCGTGGCGGCGATCCCGGTGGCTCCTTCTCCGAGACGTGAGCCGTCGAGAGGAAGCCTGCGAAAGGTGGTTTGGTGAATGCCCAGCGTCGTGTTCAGAAGCTTGCGATAGTCGTCGGAGTTCACGTCCCACTTGAAGGTCAGCTGGTAGGTCGAGGTGTAGCGTTGTTGCTGATCCGCATCGACGTACGGGTTTCCGGAGCGTATCCGGCTCGGCCACCACGGTGTGGTGATGAAGCTCGCGGCCAGACGATTGTTGCTGTTGGGGCTGTAGGTGAGCTTGCCGAGCAACTGCAGGTTATGGTCTCGAGTTTGGTAGTCGACACGCGTGCCAGGAATCTCTTCCGTGAGCGGCTCGCCCTCGGTGTCCTTGATCCGCGCACCTGTCATCGGGTCCAACAAGAAGCGGTGGAGTGCGCGATGATGCTGGTTGGTTGTGAACGCGATGTCGAATCCCACGTAATACCAGAGCTTGTCGAGCAGGATGGGTCCGCCCGCGGCACCGCCCAGGTCCCAACGACTGGCAAGCTCGCTTTGGTGCACGATGGTTGAGGCCCTCGGCTTCACGTACTTGCGTCCAGCCTCGAGCCACGGGGGTGAGAGGGTGAACCAGGCCGCGCCACGATGTTCGTTGGATCCCGATTTGGTGGTCGCGTTGAGCACTCCCCCGGTCGCGCGTCCGTACTCGGGCAAGTAGCCGCTCGTTATCACGTTGAGCTGATCCACGAAATCGATCGAAAGGGCGGTCTGGTTCTGGCGGTTTTCGCCCCCGACACCGAGACCGTCGACGAGGTAGAGGTTTTCTGGCGCGGTGGTCCCGCTGATCGCTGTGCCTCTGTGCCCGGACCCGGCCTGGGGAGCCATCAAGGCGATCGACTCGAACGAACGCTGAAGCCCCCCACGGCTGGCGGGCGAAGCCATGGGTATGTGTTGCGCGAAGTCGGGGGTGATCGTGGTCATGTTCTGGGCTGAGCCCACATCGACGGGGGCCTTCATGCCCTGCACTTCGATCTCTTCCACGTCTTCTTTGGCCGACAGCAGGGTCCCGTCGACCTTGACCGTGGTGTTGGTACGCAGCTGAATTCCCGTATGCTCCGAGGGACGGTAGTCCCTCGCGTGCACCAGCACCGTGTAGTCACCCGGTGGCAGGTTGGCGATGCGGAAGCGCCCGCGCCGGTCCGTGGTCGCACGCTTCGTGCCCTGGAGGTTGGGCGACCTCACCGACACTCGCGCCCCGACGATCGGTTCGTCGCGGACTGCGTCGATCACCGTGCCCTTGATGACCGACACACCCAACTGTGCTCGAGCCGAGGGCACAGCCACGAAAAGCAAACACAGGACGATGAACAGGAATCGCATTCGGAATATCGCGCGGCTTCTAGTCCTTTGCCGGGACAGATCGTACCGCGAACGTCTCGAGCATCTTGCTGGGAACCGAGGAGCTCGTCAACCACACGGGGTAGCCCCACTTCATCCTCGACCCCGCTGATTGGGATCTGTCCGGCTTTGGCGGCCCTACCTTCTTTGGCCCGCCCTTATGGAATCCGCGCTTCATGGAGGCACGACCCCTTTCGCAGTGGTCTCTGGCCAAGGCACCCGACGCGGATCCTCTCAGGCGTGGCCCGACCCAGCAGGAGCGCGCCAGCGGCTTTCTCAGGCCGGAACAGCTGGCGCGGTTGAACCACCTGACCGTGATTCTGTTCGGCGACGAGGAAGGTTACAGCCCCACCCTCGTCGACCACCTGCGGGACTGGTACGAGGTGACGCGTCGACACTACCCGCACGTGCTTGTGCACAACAACCAGTGGGGGAGCAATGGTCGCATCCGAACATGGGCGACTACATTCGCACCGCCAAGCCCGACCTAATCAGCTTCGACTCGTACTGGTTCGGCCAAAACAAGCCGAGCAACTTCCGGGGCTCCCGGGGCATGGCCGAAGGGTTGCTCAACTACCGCAGGCATGCCCTGGCGGGCGTCGACGGTGCGGGCATGGAGCCGATAGCGTTCGGTCAGTTCACGCAGGGATACCGCTGGGACGGCATGTACACGCTCACGGAATCGCAAATCAGGCTGTACTATTTCATGACCTGGACCTACGGGGGGCGCTGGCTCAACTGGTTCCGCTGGCTGCAGGGCGACGATGAGGGTATGGGCAGTCAACCGACCACTTGGTCCATGCTGCTTGAAAACGGCCTGCCGCGGATGCCCAGCGAGGCCATGGGCTGGACCAGCAAGGCCAACCAGGAAAGCCGGAATTGGGGTCCGTACCTCGTGCGGCTGAAGACGACCGATATCCGCTTTGTGGCCGGTGCGCCTGGTACTGATACCGGAACCATCGGAGCCACTCCTGCGTGGGACCAGAACGCGGACCCCTACCTTCGCAGCATTTCGGGCTCGCTCTTGGGGCCCGAGCACACGGGACAGCAGGCCGATCTGTATGTCGGCTACTTCCAGGTGATTCCCGCAGCCGAGGGAGGCGACCCCGCCTTCTTCAGGGATCCCAATGCGCAGTTTTTCATGATCACCAACGGTTTCACCTCCAAAGACCACAAGACAGCGCATGACGCCCGCCAACAGGTTACGTTGGAAATCGACTTGGGTGGAAACCCACCGCGCTTCATCAAGCAAATTGATCGACAGACGGGCCTGGCTCAAATGGCACCGGTAACAGCTCTGGGAGGAGGTCGCTTCCGCCTGGTCACCGAGTTGCCCGGTGGAACCGGAGCGCTGTACATGCTTACGACGTCACCATGAGCGCACCACGGCCATCGCGCCGCAACGTCTTCCTTGATTGTCCAAGCTACCACTCAATCTGGAGAATGCGCCCAGCTAGAAGGCTCCGCATGCATCTCGTGGTCCAGAACTCGCTCCCCGTCGCCTAGCTTGCGGCGCGAAGCCGTCTGCCGCGCCGGCTCACGTTCGACCCTTCTCAATTCCGACCGCATGCGCTGCATTCCCTCGGTTCGCCAGCACGCCATTCGACTTCGCGACGCCGCGCGATGCTCGGTTCGGAGTTGCGGGCTGGGCACTAGTTGGAAGGTTCTTCCAGCCTTCTATTGTTCCTGCCCTTCGCGGCCACCGCAGTCGCGCAGGATCATGCACATGAAGCGGCCGAGCACGAAGCCGAAGCGCACGCACCGGTCGCTAACGAGGCGACAGCGCCCTCTCCAACTCCAAGGCCAGGCCAGGGCGCAGCGCGGCCGAGAGGGAAACCCGGGCCAGACACCGAGATTGTCCACGTGCGGGGCATTCGCCGCAGCGCCGAGCAAGCGCTTGCCACCAAGCGCAGGGCCGACGCCATTGTCGATGCCGTGGCGGCTGAGGACATCGCCAAATTCCCGGACGAGAACGTTGCAGAGTCGCTACAGCGCGTAACAGGCGTCTCGATCACTCGAGGTTTCGGCGAAGGCCAGCGCGTCAGCATCCGGGGCATGGGGCCGGGACGCAATCTGACGTTGCTAAACGGACAGCCCGTGGGCTCGTCGTCCTTTCAGCTCGAGGAGGCTGGCAACAGCCGCAGCTTCAACTTCGCGATGCTGCCTTCCGAGATCCCTTGAGGCGTCACCGAGCGAAGAGCTGGAGCTCCGCGATGGTCGGACCCCTGGTAGACCTCAGGACATGGAGCCGCACCCGCCAGGCCGTGACCGGCTGCACGTGGATTTGGTGCTTGCTGCCCACGGTGGTGCCCGTGTGGAAGGTCCTCCACGTCTGACCATCAAATGCCTGCAGCTCGAACTGCTGGATCCGATGGAACGGCAGGGGCTCATCGATCATCACGCGCCCGATCAGGGCCGGCGCCGCCGGGTTGACCTCGAGATCGACCTCCAGCCACCACGGGGCGAGACCATCGTCCGTGGCCCAGCGCGTGTCCGGGTTGTCATCGAACGCCTTGTCCGCGGTGTACACGTTGGGCGGGCCGGTCACGTTGCTTGCAGTGGCCGGCTTGCCAAACGCGAGCGAGCCGCTCGGGTCCCCCGTCTCTCGCGGCGAGGCCTTGAATAGGCCCAGGTTGGAGATCGCCAGGGCCGAGCGTGCGGTGCGGAACGAGAAGCGTACCCTGCGGGCGCGGGTTGCTGGTACGCGCGCCAGCCGCTTGTAGCCCACGGTGCTTCCGTCGGTGAGTTGCCTCCACTGGCCGAGTTGCTCGGCCTCGACGGCGAAGTGCTCGATGCGCTGTCCCAGCCAGATGGGCTCTTGGATCATGATGCGATCGAAGCTCTGTTCCTGGGCGAGCTCGAGGGTCACGCTCGCCTGGCCCAGACCGTCGTCGGTGGCCCAGTAACTCGTGGTGTCGGCGTCGGTGGTCTTGGCGGGATCGAACTGAGGGTGCGCACTGCGCACGTTGCTGGCCGTCGCCCTGGCCCCCAGCGCCAGATTGGCCCGAAAGCTCTCGTCCAGAATCGACCGGAACTCGCGCAAGGCGGCAACGTCGTTCTCGTGAATCAGGCCGCGTCGATCGGGCGGCAGATTGAGCAGCAGCGTGGCGTTACGGCCCACGCACTCGTAGTACAAGCTCACGAGCTCTCTGGGCGACTTGACGCGAGAGTCCTCGGACGCGTGGTAGAACCAACCGGGCCGGATGGATACGTCGCACTCGGCCGCCACCCAATCCTGGCCGTTGGGGTCGCCGCTGCCCAGGTATTGCCGCTGCGTAGCACTGCCGTTGCCGATCGTGATCTTGCTGCGGTCGATGGTGGACCAACACGTAGACGGCGCCTTGCCATGCTCGTTGCCGATCCAGCGGACGTCCGGGCCCGCATCCGAGAACAACACCGCGCCGGGTTGAAGCCTGCGGATCAGAGCCCAATAGGCCTCGAAGTCGTACGCCATCGCGGGTGCGTTGGCGCCCTTGGCACCGTCCATCCATACTTCCGCGATCGGGCCATACCTGGTCAGCAGTTCCTCGAGCTGCCCAAGATAGAACTGGTTGTACGAGGGCGTGCCGTAGAGTGGAGCGTTTCGATCCCACGGCGAAAGGTAGACGCCAAGCCGGATGCCTGCTTGCTGGCACGACTGCGACAGCTCGCCCAGCACGTCTCCTAGGCCCGCTTTCCAGGGCGAGCGTTCGATCGAATGATCGGTCAATAGCGATGGCCACAAGCAGAAGCCGTCGTGATGCTTGGCGGTCAGAATCAGCGTTCCCATGCCGGCGGCTTTGGCCACCTGCGCCCATTGTCGCGTGTCGAGCTGACTCGGGTTGAAAATGCGCGGGTCTTCCCTTCCATCGCCCCACTCCCGATCCGTAAAGGTGTTCACGCCGAAGTGGATGAAGCCGATTAGCTCCTGTGCCTGGTACGCAACTTGCGGAGGCGTGGGAACCACCGCGGCCGGCGGCAGCCCTGGCACCGGCGGCAGCACCGAGCCCCCCATGCCCGCGGCGGGCGCTCCGGCCAGGCTGCCGGCCAAACCACCGAAACCTCCCGGCGTGCCGCCCACAGCGCCCGCCGTTGCCCCCGCGCCGCTCGCACCTGCTCCCGCAACGGGGCCGGGGACCCCGGCGAGCCCCGCTGCAGTGCCGGCGAGGCCGGCCACCGGCGGCGAGTTGGCCGTGCCGCCCGTAGCCATCGGGCCCGACCCGCCGGCTCCAACGGTGCCGGAATTGCAGCCGGTGAGGCTCCACAGGAGCGCTGCCAAGGCAGAGCACGCAAATGCACGCACGCCGACTTGGTAGGCATTGAGGGGCGAAACCATAGACCGGGACTCGCTGAGCTGAGGGTGCCGACGGTGCGTGGCCGCGGCCGCCTAGCACAACGCATGTTTATAACATGAGGCACCCTTTCTGCACACCGTGGCTCTCGAGGCGACTCCTGCGGGCGCACGCGCCCCAGATGCTTGATGACCACGCGCCCCACGCGCTAGCCTCGAACTCGAACCAAAGAGGCTAGCGTGCTCAAGGCTCGACATCGTCCAAGGAATCCACTCCCTCTGACCGGTTGCGGAGCACCGGCAACGGCGCCGGGCCGCTGCTTCGGTGGCAGGCCGGCAAGGTGGTGGAGCGCAGCGGTGCGGTTGGGCGAGGCAAGGCGGTTGGGCGAGGCAAGGCGGTCGGACGGGGCGCTATTGCGGCTTGGACTCGCTGTGCTGCCCGGCAAACTAACGCAACGCGTGCTTCTGTGCCTGTTGTTGGTAGCCTGTCAATCGAGAGACAAGGAGATCCCGCAACGCGCCAATAGAGAAAAAGGGCCCATAAGGCAGCTCCTTGACAACAGAGAGGAACGCATACGCTGGCACAGAGATGCGCGTTTTGGTGGAATGGTCCATTTTACCCCTGACACCATAGGAAAAGTGGTTCATTACGACGCGGAACACCAGCCCGATCCTTACCGAGGAAGACCCATCGTTGCCGAAGAATTTGATCGATACTACACCAGAATGACACTTCAGAATTTCGATGCAGAAGCATGGGTAAGTGCATTTGCCGATGCCGGCATGAAGTACTTTGTTTTCGTGGCGAAACACCACAACGGCTTCTGCATGTGGGACTCGAAGTATACCAATTACGACATCTACGCAGTTACGGGGCGCGACGTGGTAGCGGAGCTCGCTGAGGCGTGCAAAAAACACGGCATTACCTTTGGCCTCTACTACTCCATCATGGACTGGTACCATCCGCATGCGACGGGAATCACGCATGGAGGTAGAGGGTACGATCTTCCCCCGGATATAGCGCCTAACATCAAGAACTATATTTCCTATATGAACGCCCAGCTCAGGGAGCTTACCACCAAGTACGGGCGAATCGGGCTCCTCTGGTACGATGGCGCCTGGATGAGCGAGGGAATCGACGATCCGAATCTGCAGTGGACAGAGAAGCACGCCAGGGATCTTTATGAGTACAGCCTGCAGCTCCAGGAAGGCATCATTACCAACAATAGGATGCAAAGGTCCCACTACAAGCCAACAGATAAAGGAGATTATTATACACCGGAGAATTTCATAGGAAATTTTGACCGAGATAATCACTGGGAATCTATTATGAAACTTGGGGTATCCTGGCACTGGGTACCGAAGGAACCAATAAAGCAAGTAGAGCAGATTCAAGCAATGCTGAGCAGGGCCGTGGGCAACGATGGAAACCTGCTGCTCAACATAGGCCCTCATCCCGACGGATTCATTGAGCCGAATCAAGTAGAAGTGCTTAAACAATTAGGAAAATGGCTGGATACAAACGGGGAGGCAGTCTACGGTACTAGGGGAGGACCATACCTGCCTTCAAAAGAGGTGGTTAGTACGAACAAAGGCAGTAATGTCTATCTGCATCTGTTGGATGAAGGCCTGCGCGTACTGACGGTTGATAGCCTGGATGCAAAAATAGAATCCTGTACGAATATGAAGGGCGAACCGCTGAGCTGTGAAGTCATGAACGATAAACTACGTATTACTTTGGAGGAGAATAGGCCAGGCGTAGACGTGATTAGGATTGCCATCGACAAGAATGCCCTGGACGTACCGCTGGTCAAAAGCGGAGTGGAAATGCGACATTCCGTTGATACAGAGAAGAAGATCGTTATGGAAAATGTCAAGGAGGAATAGAAGGCTATTTCGCGGATGCCCACCAGCATGCCTCAGTCCACAGCACTTCTGAAACCCCCAGCATAACTCCAGAGCGAGGCGGTGTTTCGGCTGAAGAGCTCCTGCAGCGGGCTCGCTGTGCTCGAGGCACGTACCTTGACCTGGACCGCCGAAACCCTCGCGCGGTTCGAAGCGCTGATCCCCTTCGGAACCTCGTTTGGTGTTACCCATGCGTTTCGTGCAGCGCCGCGACTCGCGCTGGACTCGCAAGCGACTGGTGCTTCGGCGGGAGTCCCAGTAGTCGCATTGAAGGTACTGGCAGACTCAAGGCGCCGGAGATTGGCGGCAGCCTGCAGGTGTCAGCCAAGAGTGGCAATCCCGTTAGCTCGAGAAACTCACGCCGCTGCATGGCTGCTCCGAACGCTTGTCGTCCATCAGTGCTCGCTGCAAGCCTCGCGCATCTTCTTCGCCCCAGTGGCAGGGGAATTCCCGTCATATGGGAATCAGCTTCACAGACCTGAGATTCATCAATGCGCTACCCGGCCGCAGTCGGGTTGCCTCGACCGCGACCTCAAACTGCGCGGCGGCGAGGGAGACCGTACCCAACTTGACTTGCTGAAACCTGGTCCACGAACCAGTCCGCCTCACCCGACCACGCAGTTCCTTGCCTCCGACCTTCACGAGATAGCCATTGCCCGCGCAGCCCTTGCCGCACGCCATTTCCACGATCACCCGATAGCGCCCCGCGGTTTCAATTTTGAGCGGCCAGGACGCTCGGTCCGCTGTCCTCTTCCACTCCTGCACGGCGCTGTTTCCCCTGTCGAGCCGCAGCTTCCCCTCCAGCACCACGTTCGCGCTATCCAGCACAATCTCGCCCTTGGCGTTTGGCCCGATCACGAACTCAACGGGTCGTAGCTTGCTCTGATGCTTGATCGCAAAGACCGTGTCCGTTGAATCCAGGGTCACGCCGGATAGGGGGATCTTCAGATAGTCTCGAAGCACGAAGTTTACCGGCTTACCACTGGGAAAAAGGGTGACCCCTTCGATATCGCCTGTTACGGGAACCAGCAGCGTATCCATGCCAAAACGCTCGAGCAGATGCACGTACGAGTGTGTGCCCTCCTGATTGTGGGTCATCACGCCCCAGTTGCGCTCGGGCATGGGTCCGCCCCTGGTACCGTAGATGCTTTCGCCGTGCTGCTTGGTCCACTTTCCTACGCCACGCAATCTCGCGATCACCTCCGGCTGGAACGCTCCACTGGGCGGAGGACCCACATTCAACAGGAGGTTGCCTCCGATTCCAGCTGCTCTCACCAGATAGTGAACCAGCTGCTTCACGCTCTTGAAGTCCCCATCCTCCTTGTTGTATCCCCAGTGTCTATTCATTGTATCGGCAGATTCGAGCGGGAAAGACGAAACCGTGGTGGTGTTGTTTTTGTACGTCTGGTGACCCGGAAGGTCTCTCTCGAAGACTTGGTAATCCTCACCATACTCGGGGACGGAAAAGCGGTTGTTACCTATCATTGCGTGAGGTAGCCGCCTGTGAATCAGATCGTACGTCTCCTTCAGCCGCCAGTCCACACCCTCTTTGATGTCCCACACACCATCGAACCACCAGCTCGATATTGGTCCGTAGTCGCCACCAGCCAACTCGGCTACCTGCGCATTCATGTAGTCGATGTACTTGTTGAAGTCCCCTGAGTTGGGGCGCCCGGCATGCTGACCCGTACGTCCTCTGGGGAAATAGTCTGGATGATGCCAGTCAAGATGGGAATGGTAGAGACCGAACCCGATGCCCTGATTCTTGCTTTCGGTCGCTAACATCTTCAGTACGTCTTTCTTGTAGGGCGTCCGGTCAACGATGTCCCAGTCGCTTATTCTCGAGTCCCACATGGCGAACCCGTCGTGATGCTTGGACGTGATCACGATATACTTCATACCAG encodes the following:
- a CDS encoding TonB-dependent receptor codes for the protein MRFLFIVLCLLFVAVPSARAQLGVSVIKGTVIDAVRDEPIVGARVSVRSPNLQGTKRATTDRRGRFRIANLPPGDYTVLVHARDYRPSEHTGIQLRTNTTVKVDGTLLSAKEDVEEIEVQGMKAPVDVGSAQNMTTITPDFAQHIPMASPASRGGLQRSFESIALMAPQAGSGHRGTAISGTTAPENLYLVDGLGVGGENRQNQTALSIDFVDQLNVITSGYLPEYGRATGGVLNATTKSGSNEHRGAAWFTLSPPWLEAGRKYVKPRASTIVHQSELASRWDLGGAAGGPILLDKLWYYVGFDIAFTTNQHHRALHRFLLDPMTGARIKDTEGEPLTEEIPGTRVDYQTRDHNLQLLGKLTYSPNSNNRLAASFITTPWWPSRIRSGNPYVDADQQQRYTSTYQLTFKWDVNSDDYRKLLNTTLGIHQTTFRRLPLDGSRLGEGATGIAATPNLIWSSAQPRSITAFESYPGLEQACASIHGELPCPAPGYSVGGRGFMYDGTTNRLQLTSMGTLIVPDFYGEHVIKAGIDLQIEHYQAAHGETGLHRIDEHSSGDRFTSNGPAFLLSPDEPSWITWFSRSAANHLYGAFLQDSWHVSDPVTVNLGLRYDMQFMLGKGAGQGLTLPSQIAPRIGVIWDPSEEGKARIFANYGRFFHSMPVRSSLHLLHGQPWLRGYHLPATGYPNNCDLNAFDSPNACYESNPTYRYLRNGRSDPNLSTVAIGSSLVPIDASLTAQYNSEISLGAEYNLFGLARVGATYTHRWLNNLIETMSLDETQTIFLGNPGRGLGSGFAKGVRNYHALTLAVTKPMSSHWLLQANYTLASLRGNYSGLVNTDSGQFEPNMNSDFDVKDLLVNRYGPLSGDVRHTFKAYGAYILTLFNNHEINIGTALNAHSGRPTNYLGSHELLGSRQVFILPRGS
- a CDS encoding TonB-dependent receptor plug domain-containing protein, which produces MRGIRRSAEQALATKRRADAIVDAVAAEDIAKFPDENVAESLQRVTGVSITRGFGEGQRVSIRGMGPGRNLTLLNGQPVGSSSFQLEEAGNSRSFNFAMLPSEIP
- a CDS encoding alpha-L-fucosidase, which translates into the protein MGTLILTAKHHDGFCLWPSLLTDHSIERSPWKAGLGDVLGELSQSCQQAGIRLGVYLSPWDRNAPLYGTPSYNQFYLGQLEELLTRYGPIAEVWMDGAKGANAPAMAYDFEAYWALIRRLQPGAVLFSDAGPDVRWIGNEHGKAPSTCWSTIDRSKITIGNGSATQRQYLGSGDPNGQDWVAAECDVSIRPGWFYHASEDSRVKSPRELVSLYYECVGRNATLLLNLPPDRRGLIHENDVAALREFRSILDESFRANLALGARATASNVRSAHPQFDPAKTTDADTTSYWATDDGLGQASVTLELAQEQSFDRIMIQEPIWLGQRIEHFAVEAEQLGQWRQLTDGSTVGYKRLARVPATRARRVRFSFRTARSALAISNLGLFKASPRETGDPSGSLAFGKPATASNVTGPPNVYTADKAFDDNPDTRWATDDGLAPWWLEVDLEVNPAAPALIGRVMIDEPLPFHRIQQFELQAFDGQTWRTFHTGTTVGSKHQIHVQPVTAWRVRLHVLRSTRGPTIAELQLFAR
- a CDS encoding alpha-L-fucosidase; its protein translation is MLVACQSRDKEIPQRANREKGPIRQLLDNREERIRWHRDARFGGMVHFTPDTIGKVVHYDAEHQPDPYRGRPIVAEEFDRYYTRMTLQNFDAEAWVSAFADAGMKYFVFVAKHHNGFCMWDSKYTNYDIYAVTGRDVVAELAEACKKHGITFGLYYSIMDWYHPHATGITHGGRGYDLPPDIAPNIKNYISYMNAQLRELTTKYGRIGLLWYDGAWMSEGIDDPNLQWTEKHARDLYEYSLQLQEGIITNNRMQRSHYKPTDKGDYYTPENFIGNFDRDNHWESIMKLGVSWHWVPKEPIKQVEQIQAMLSRAVGNDGNLLLNIGPHPDGFIEPNQVEVLKQLGKWLDTNGEAVYGTRGGPYLPSKEVVSTNKGSNVYLHLLDEGLRVLTVDSLDAKIESCTNMKGEPLSCEVMNDKLRITLEENRPGVDVIRIAIDKNALDVPLVKSGVEMRHSVDTEKKIVMENVKEE
- a CDS encoding alpha-L-fucosidase — its product is MRHAQPPFLPVAFVLLSGCTERPPDPIATSRADPVTPTSVAETPSTGETRPSAPQLPYYLRGYEHHGIEPQVDETTLRASKAAYEWYRDAKFGMFIHWGIYSVEGKNEWEMEKRKWKVADYEKLADAFNPVEFDPKEWVSLAKEAGMKYIVITSKHHDGFAMWDSRISDWDIVDRTPYKKDVLKMLATESKNQGIGFGLYHSHLDWHHPDYFPRGRTGQHAGRPNSGDFNKYIDYMNAQVAELAGGDYGPISSWWFDGVWDIKEGVDWRLKETYDLIHRRLPHAMIGNNRFSVPEYGEDYQVFERDLPGHQTYKNNTTTVSSFPLESADTMNRHWGYNKEDGDFKSVKQLVHYLVRAAGIGGNLLLNVGPPPSGAFQPEVIARLRGVGKWTKQHGESIYGTRGGPMPERNWGVMTHNQEGTHSYVHLLERFGMDTLLVPVTGDIEGVTLFPSGKPVNFVLRDYLKIPLSGVTLDSTDTVFAIKHQSKLRPVEFVIGPNAKGEIVLDSANVVLEGKLRLDRGNSAVQEWKRTADRASWPLKIETAGRYRVIVEMACGKGCAGNGYLVKVGGKELRGRVRRTGSWTRFQQVKLGTVSLAAAQFEVAVEATRLRPGSALMNLRSVKLIPI